The proteins below are encoded in one region of Pontibacter deserti:
- the gmd gene encoding GDP-mannose 4,6-dehydratase, producing MKTALITGVTGQDGAYLAELLLSKGYKVHGVKRRSSMFNTDRIDHLYQDPHEKNINFKLHYGDLTDSTNLIRIIQETQPDEIYNLAAMSHVKVSFDTPEYTANADGLGTLRILEAIRILGLTEKTRVYQASTSELYGLVQAVPQTETTPFYPRSPYAVAKLYAYWITVNYREAYNMFACNGILFNHESPLRGETFVTRKITRAASRIALGLQDKLYLGNMDAKRDWGHAKDYVEAMWLILQQDTPEDFVIATGVTTTVRDFVKMSFAEVGIDIAFKGEGVDEKGYVAACNNPEYQIELGKEVVCVDPNYFRPTEVELLIGDATKSKTKLGWEPKYDLPALVKDMMQADIELFKRDTYLMEGGHRVLNYHE from the coding sequence ATGAAGACAGCCCTTATAACCGGTGTTACTGGCCAGGACGGTGCATATCTAGCCGAACTATTATTAAGTAAAGGATATAAAGTACATGGTGTAAAACGTAGAAGTTCTATGTTTAATACCGATCGTATCGATCACCTGTACCAGGATCCGCACGAGAAGAACATCAACTTCAAGTTACATTACGGTGATCTTACAGATTCTACTAACCTGATCAGGATTATTCAGGAAACACAACCTGATGAGATCTATAACCTTGCAGCGATGAGCCACGTGAAGGTTAGCTTTGATACGCCTGAATATACTGCAAACGCCGATGGTTTAGGTACATTACGTATTCTTGAAGCAATCCGTATTCTAGGATTAACTGAAAAAACCAGAGTTTATCAGGCATCAACTTCGGAACTATATGGTTTAGTTCAGGCAGTACCACAAACTGAAACTACACCTTTTTATCCACGCTCTCCTTATGCAGTAGCTAAGCTTTATGCTTACTGGATTACAGTGAACTACCGTGAGGCTTACAACATGTTTGCCTGCAACGGTATTCTGTTCAACCACGAGTCTCCGCTGCGTGGTGAGACCTTTGTAACCCGCAAGATAACAAGAGCTGCATCACGTATCGCTTTAGGTTTGCAGGACAAACTATACTTAGGTAATATGGATGCCAAGCGTGACTGGGGACATGCTAAGGATTATGTTGAAGCTATGTGGCTGATTCTACAGCAGGACACGCCTGAAGACTTCGTTATTGCAACAGGTGTAACAACAACTGTTCGTGATTTTGTGAAGATGTCTTTTGCTGAAGTAGGCATTGATATTGCCTTTAAAGGTGAAGGTGTAGACGAAAAAGGATATGTTGCTGCCTGCAATAATCCAGAATATCAGATTGAGTTAGGCAAGGAAGTGGTATGTGTAGATCCAAATTACTTCCGTCCTACAGAAGTAGAACTGCTAATCGGTGATGCTACCAAATCTAAAACCAAGCTAGGATGGGAGCCTAAATATGACCTTCCTGCATTAGTTAAAGATATGATGCAGGCAGATATAGAGCTATTTAAGCGTGATACTTATTTGATGGAGGGTGGGCACCGCGTGCTGAACTATCACGAATAG
- a CDS encoding polysaccharide biosynthesis/export family protein produces MRNTLSICWILLCILIFASCIPQKRLVLLQDKPDSRNQAKADELLKTFDLQRPIYTLKPGDVISLKVQTTTPAEYNFLGAASTATTTSDPVLEGYTLDAEGNILIPTVGKVNLQGLTMAEARVKLTEALKPFLTDPTVNLRFLTFRFSVLGEVGSQGQFTTYQDNINLMEAIATAGGFSPYADRGRIKLVRYEAGTAKLYTFSLLDDNTIAQKNFYLQPNDMIVVDPLPAKNVRENLIANVSLTLSLITTISLLLSRLL; encoded by the coding sequence ATGCGAAACACCCTTTCTATATGCTGGATACTTTTATGTATCCTTATATTTGCCTCCTGTATACCTCAAAAGAGACTAGTTCTACTCCAGGATAAACCTGACTCCAGAAATCAGGCAAAAGCAGATGAGCTGTTAAAAACTTTTGACTTGCAGCGCCCTATCTATACTTTAAAACCAGGAGATGTTATCTCGCTTAAAGTTCAAACTACTACTCCTGCCGAATATAATTTTTTGGGTGCAGCTTCTACAGCAACAACTACTTCTGATCCTGTATTAGAAGGATATACTTTAGATGCAGAAGGCAATATATTAATTCCAACAGTCGGGAAAGTCAATTTACAAGGGTTAACTATGGCTGAAGCCAGGGTAAAACTTACTGAAGCACTAAAGCCTTTCTTAACTGATCCTACTGTAAACCTACGCTTCTTAACTTTTCGATTTTCAGTTTTAGGGGAAGTAGGTAGCCAGGGCCAGTTTACAACATATCAAGATAATATAAACTTGATGGAGGCTATTGCTACTGCAGGTGGATTTAGCCCTTATGCCGACAGAGGTAGGATAAAGTTAGTTAGATATGAAGCTGGTACAGCAAAGCTATATACTTTCAGCTTATTAGATGATAATACTATAGCTCAAAAGAATTTTTACTTACAACCCAACGACATGATAGTAGTGGATCCACTACCAGCTAAAAATGTCAGAGAAAATCTGATTGCCAATGTGAGTCTGACACTATCATTAATTACAACAATTAGTTTATTGCTATCCAGATTACTGTAG
- the fcl gene encoding GDP-L-fucose synthase, which translates to MEINSKIYVAGHRGMVGSAICRKLQANGFNHIITRTSSELDLRNQQQVQEFFATEQPDYVFLAAAKVGGIHANNTFRAEFLYDNLMIEANIIDAAFKSSVKKMMFLGSSCIYPKMAPQPLKEEYLLTGALEQTNEPYAIAKIAGIKLCEAYRDQYGCNFISVMPTNLYGYNDNYDLNNSHVLPALIRKFHEAKENGASEVVVWGTGSPMREFLFADDLAEACLYLMEHYNERELVNIGTGEDISIKDLALLVKDVIGFEGELVFDTTKPDGTPRKLMDVSKLHNTGFMHKINLREGIALAYADFKQKLTMPALS; encoded by the coding sequence ATGGAAATTAATTCAAAAATATATGTTGCAGGACATAGAGGAATGGTCGGTTCCGCAATATGCCGTAAACTTCAGGCAAATGGTTTTAATCATATTATAACACGCACTTCCTCAGAGCTTGATCTTCGTAATCAACAACAAGTACAAGAGTTCTTTGCAACTGAACAACCAGATTATGTATTTCTGGCTGCCGCTAAAGTAGGTGGTATTCATGCTAATAATACTTTTAGAGCTGAGTTCCTGTACGATAACTTAATGATAGAAGCTAACATAATTGATGCTGCTTTTAAGAGCAGTGTTAAAAAAATGATGTTCCTTGGCTCATCCTGTATCTATCCGAAGATGGCTCCTCAGCCACTAAAAGAAGAGTATCTATTAACTGGAGCATTAGAACAGACAAACGAACCATATGCTATTGCGAAAATTGCAGGTATTAAATTATGTGAAGCCTACAGAGACCAATATGGCTGCAATTTTATTAGTGTTATGCCAACTAACTTGTATGGCTATAACGATAATTATGATCTAAACAATTCGCATGTCTTACCTGCCCTTATTCGTAAGTTTCATGAAGCTAAGGAAAATGGAGCCTCTGAAGTTGTAGTTTGGGGAACTGGTAGCCCAATGCGTGAATTTTTGTTTGCAGATGACCTGGCTGAGGCTTGTCTTTACCTTATGGAGCATTACAATGAGCGTGAACTTGTTAATATTGGCACCGGCGAAGACATCTCGATTAAAGATCTCGCACTCCTGGTAAAAGACGTTATTGGTTTTGAGGGGGAATTGGTTTTCGATACTACAAAGCCAGATGGTACTCCACGTAAACTAATGGATGTAAGCAAGTTGCATAACACAGGGTTTATGCATAAAATTAATTTGCGTGAAGGGATCGCACTGGCATATGCTGACTTTAAACAAAAACTTACTATGCCTGCACTTTCTTAA
- a CDS encoding HD domain-containing protein codes for MSNYKTMLTQQEIIDQTATHVQALLSGEGSGHDWWHILRVWNNAKTIAATEKADLFIVELAALLHDIGDHKFHNGDETIGPRMATEWLTQLKVEDNIIATIVAIIKELSFKGAGTTSDMSSLEGCIVQDADRLDAIGAIGIARTFAYGGHKNREIYNPHISPELHNSFEAYKSSTAPTINHFYEKLLLLKDRMHTKTARALAEQRHKFMEVYLEQFYAEWEGKL; via the coding sequence TTGAGCAACTATAAAACAATGCTGACACAACAGGAAATCATAGATCAAACTGCTACCCATGTACAGGCGCTTTTATCCGGAGAAGGTTCCGGGCACGATTGGTGGCACATACTTCGGGTATGGAATAACGCTAAGACAATAGCTGCCACCGAAAAAGCAGACTTATTTATAGTGGAATTGGCAGCGTTGCTACATGATATCGGCGACCATAAATTTCATAATGGAGACGAAACGATAGGTCCTCGCATGGCTACTGAATGGCTTACACAACTTAAAGTAGAAGACAACATTATTGCTACCATAGTAGCTATTATCAAAGAGTTATCTTTTAAAGGAGCCGGTACAACTTCAGATATGAGCAGTCTGGAAGGCTGCATAGTTCAGGATGCTGACCGACTCGACGCGATTGGGGCAATAGGTATAGCCCGCACTTTTGCCTATGGCGGACATAAGAACCGTGAAATATATAACCCTCATATTTCTCCGGAACTACATAATTCTTTCGAAGCTTACAAAAGCAGCACAGCTCCCACAATAAACCATTTCTATGAAAAGCTTTTGCTGCTAAAAGACCGTATGCACACTAAAACAGCCAGAGCTCTGGCCGAACAGCGTCATAAATTTATGGAAGTTTACCTGGAACAATTTTATGCTGAGTGGGAAGGAAAACTCTAA
- a CDS encoding cation:proton antiporter domain-containing protein, with amino-acid sequence MDLPILEDVVIILGLAVVVILLFQRLKLPTILGFLITGVIAGPYGFSLINDIHNIEMLAEIGVILLLFIIGIEFSLRRLALIKRTILVGGAMQVFGSIVLIAAIMRMVNDTFGESVFVGFLIALSSTAIVLKLLQDKGEIYSPHGKVALGILIFQDIVVVPMMLLAPLLTGKVDDVGFQLLLMLLKGLLVIAVVLISARYFVPRLLYMVAQTKSKELFILSIIAICFIVAWLTSSLGLSLALGAFMAGLIISESEYSYQATSNILPFREIFTSFFFVSIGMLLDFNFLLRHLPLIVVFTFFTFLIKALVATFAARILQYPLRTAILTGISLFQVGEFAFILSKAGITYGLLTPTTYQYFLSVSLLTMALTPFVFQYAQRIASFVSLKLVGKHEAIPFETLNQQTNDDLPELDDHIVIIGFGINGRNVAKAARYAHIPYTIIEMNAVTVKKERQHGEPILFGDAVHAMILSHVNVHKARVVVIAISDPDATKRIIAAIRQISDKVHIIVRTRFVEEMKENFMVGADEVIPEEFETSIEIFTRVLSKYLMPRDEIERFTQQIRSDNYDMLRSMQGSGGVISNLSADLPDIEVASLRVFTNDASIINLPLSEINLRLRFGITIVAIKREGNTILDINAKTILKQGDIVYVVGKPDDVFRFGNFLKAE; translated from the coding sequence ATGGATTTACCAATTTTAGAAGATGTAGTGATCATTCTTGGGTTAGCTGTAGTTGTGATCCTCCTTTTTCAGCGGCTTAAACTACCAACTATACTTGGTTTTTTGATTACAGGTGTTATTGCCGGTCCCTATGGGTTCAGCCTGATAAACGACATCCATAACATTGAGATGCTGGCCGAAATTGGTGTTATACTTTTGCTTTTTATAATTGGCATTGAGTTTTCGTTGCGAAGGCTGGCGTTAATCAAACGCACAATACTTGTGGGTGGGGCTATGCAGGTTTTCGGCTCTATTGTTTTGATAGCGGCCATAATGCGAATGGTTAATGATACTTTCGGTGAATCTGTATTTGTAGGTTTTCTGATAGCACTTAGCAGCACAGCCATTGTTTTAAAACTACTGCAGGATAAGGGTGAGATATACAGTCCGCATGGTAAGGTGGCTTTGGGTATACTTATCTTTCAGGATATTGTGGTAGTACCCATGATGCTGCTTGCCCCGCTGCTGACAGGTAAAGTTGATGATGTCGGGTTTCAGTTGCTGCTGATGCTTTTAAAAGGCTTACTTGTAATAGCTGTAGTACTTATTAGCGCCAGGTATTTTGTGCCTCGGTTGCTATATATGGTTGCGCAAACCAAAAGTAAAGAGCTCTTCATACTCTCTATCATTGCTATTTGTTTTATTGTAGCTTGGCTAACTTCTAGTCTGGGGCTATCGCTGGCGCTAGGGGCTTTTATGGCTGGCTTAATTATTTCAGAGTCGGAGTATAGCTACCAGGCTACAAGCAATATCCTCCCCTTTCGCGAGATTTTTACCAGTTTCTTCTTCGTCTCTATCGGGATGCTTTTAGATTTTAACTTTTTGTTACGGCATTTACCACTTATAGTAGTTTTTACATTTTTCACCTTCCTGATAAAGGCACTTGTTGCAACTTTTGCGGCACGTATACTTCAATATCCACTCCGTACAGCTATACTTACAGGCATTTCATTGTTCCAGGTTGGTGAGTTTGCATTTATACTTTCCAAGGCTGGCATTACTTATGGTTTGCTCACCCCTACTACCTACCAGTATTTTCTTTCGGTGTCACTGCTTACAATGGCGCTTACTCCTTTTGTCTTTCAATATGCACAGCGCATTGCTTCTTTTGTCAGCTTAAAATTAGTAGGTAAACATGAAGCCATCCCTTTCGAAACACTAAACCAGCAAACCAATGATGATTTGCCGGAGCTAGATGACCACATTGTTATCATTGGATTTGGTATAAATGGCAGAAATGTGGCTAAAGCTGCCCGCTATGCACACATACCCTATACTATAATTGAAATGAATGCAGTAACCGTAAAAAAGGAGCGTCAACATGGTGAGCCTATACTTTTCGGAGATGCTGTACACGCCATGATACTCTCCCATGTAAATGTACACAAAGCACGCGTGGTCGTTATTGCCATTTCAGATCCGGATGCCACCAAACGTATTATCGCAGCCATCCGACAAATAAGTGATAAAGTACATATAATAGTCAGGACCAGATTTGTAGAAGAGATGAAAGAAAACTTTATGGTTGGTGCCGACGAAGTTATACCTGAAGAGTTCGAAACATCTATCGAGATATTTACCCGGGTGCTCTCAAAGTATCTGATGCCACGCGATGAAATAGAGCGGTTTACCCAGCAGATCAGGTCTGATAATTACGATATGCTGCGGAGCATGCAAGGTTCCGGGGGTGTAATCTCAAACTTAAGCGCAGATCTCCCTGATATAGAAGTGGCAAGTTTACGCGTATTTACCAACGATGCTTCTATTATAAATCTTCCTTTAAGTGAGATCAACCTGCGCCTACGGTTTGGCATCACTATAGTAGCAATTAAACGCGAAGGCAACACTATACTTGATATCAATGCCAAAACAATACTAAAACAGGGTGATATAGTATATGTAGTAGGTAAACCAGACGATGTCTTCCGCTTCGGAAATTTCCTGAAAGCAGAGTAG
- a CDS encoding ABC transporter ATP-binding protein has translation MSDIVIKVENLSKQYRLGELGTGTLSHDLNRWWHKIRGKEDPYLKIGETNDRSIKGNSEYVWALHDINFEVKQGEVLGIIGKNGAGKSTLLKLLSRVTSPTTGSIKAKGRIASLLEVGTGFHEELTGRENIFLNGAILGMTKAEIRSKLDEIVAFSGTERYIDTPVKRYSSGMRVRLAFAVAAHLDPEILIVDEVLAVGDAEFQKKAIGKMQEVSQGQGRTVLFVSHNLNSVITLCNNGLVLKNGQFDFVGNVNNAVDHYLVQNKEQTKIYTSDKNLESQINKIEFAHSDSSDTSNIYSFNEDVLIKIEVLSRVLFIDGTHIGLAILDKWQKKVFSSTYELKQSFFKNSISSIAVTIPKRTLLAGNYKIDVALFIPNGHNFDYVNEGCSFDIIDFESDLSKYSSNDLGSVYVECDWKVI, from the coding sequence ATGAGTGATATAGTTATAAAGGTAGAGAACCTGTCGAAACAGTATAGGCTGGGCGAGCTGGGAACTGGTACGCTTTCGCATGACCTGAACCGTTGGTGGCATAAAATACGGGGTAAAGAAGATCCATATCTTAAAATAGGCGAAACTAATGACCGAAGTATCAAAGGCAATAGCGAATACGTTTGGGCCCTACATGATATTAATTTTGAAGTGAAGCAAGGTGAAGTGCTTGGTATTATTGGTAAAAATGGTGCTGGTAAATCTACTTTACTTAAACTTCTTTCAAGAGTAACATCTCCAACCACTGGAAGTATTAAAGCTAAAGGGCGTATTGCTTCGTTACTTGAGGTAGGCACTGGCTTCCATGAAGAACTTACCGGTCGTGAGAATATTTTTCTGAATGGTGCTATTTTGGGTATGACTAAAGCCGAGATTAGAAGTAAACTGGACGAGATCGTTGCTTTTTCTGGTACAGAGCGTTACATTGACACTCCTGTAAAACGCTATTCATCGGGCATGCGAGTGCGTCTGGCTTTTGCAGTTGCTGCGCATCTTGATCCTGAGATTTTAATAGTAGATGAGGTATTGGCAGTAGGAGATGCTGAGTTTCAGAAAAAGGCTATCGGAAAGATGCAGGAAGTAAGTCAGGGGCAAGGGAGAACAGTGTTGTTTGTTAGTCATAATCTTAACTCAGTTATTACATTATGCAATAATGGCTTAGTTCTTAAAAATGGACAATTTGATTTTGTAGGTAATGTAAATAATGCGGTTGACCATTATTTAGTGCAGAATAAGGAACAAACTAAGATTTATACCTCTGATAAGAACCTTGAATCACAAATTAATAAAATTGAATTTGCTCATTCCGATTCATCTGATACTTCTAATATTTATTCTTTTAATGAAGATGTTTTAATAAAAATTGAAGTTCTCAGTAGAGTACTATTTATTGATGGGACCCATATAGGATTAGCTATCCTGGATAAGTGGCAAAAGAAAGTTTTTTCAAGTACATATGAATTGAAACAATCTTTTTTCAAGAATAGCATATCTTCGATAGCTGTGACTATACCAAAACGCACCTTATTAGCAGGGAATTATAAAATAGATGTTGCTTTATTTATACCTAATGGACATAATTTTGATTATGTTAATGAAGGGTGTAGCTTTGATATTATTGATTTCGAGTCCG
- a CDS encoding ABC transporter permease codes for MKEEEEDWTLVIKPSSGLFDLQLKEVWRYRDLLQMFVRRDFVAVYKQTILGPIWFFLQPIFTTITFTIVFGNIAGISTEGIPGPLFYLAGIVGWNYFSECLTSTSSTFIQNANIFGKVYFPRLIMPLSIVVSNLLKFGVQFVLFLVLLGYFIVIGAQVQPNWALVLVPFLIVLMAALGLGFGMLISAMTTKYRDLKFLITFGMQLAMYASPVIYPLSTLPEKYKPYILANPMTSIIETFRYAFLGEGSFSWMYLGYSTLFAVTIISLGILVFNKVEKSFMDTV; via the coding sequence ATGAAAGAAGAGGAGGAAGACTGGACACTGGTTATTAAGCCAAGTTCCGGTCTTTTTGATTTACAGCTAAAGGAAGTCTGGCGCTACCGCGATCTGTTGCAGATGTTTGTTCGTCGCGATTTTGTAGCTGTTTATAAGCAAACTATTCTTGGTCCCATATGGTTTTTTCTGCAGCCAATTTTTACAACTATAACTTTTACTATTGTTTTCGGCAACATAGCAGGTATCTCAACCGAAGGTATACCTGGACCTTTATTCTACCTAGCTGGTATAGTTGGTTGGAATTATTTTTCCGAATGCCTTACCTCAACTTCAAGTACTTTTATCCAAAATGCCAATATCTTTGGTAAGGTATATTTCCCGAGGTTAATTATGCCACTATCTATAGTAGTATCCAACCTTCTCAAATTTGGAGTTCAGTTTGTCCTGTTCCTGGTATTGCTGGGGTATTTTATAGTTATAGGTGCGCAGGTGCAGCCCAACTGGGCATTAGTGCTGGTTCCGTTCCTGATTGTACTAATGGCTGCATTAGGCTTAGGGTTCGGAATGCTGATATCAGCTATGACCACCAAATACAGGGACCTTAAATTTCTAATAACATTCGGTATGCAGTTGGCCATGTATGCCTCACCGGTTATTTACCCTCTTTCCACTTTGCCTGAAAAATATAAACCTTATATACTCGCTAATCCAATGACAAGTATTATTGAAACTTTCCGGTATGCGTTTTTAGGAGAAGGTTCGTTTAGCTGGATGTACTTAGGTTATTCTACATTATTCGCAGTTACCATTATTTCATTGGGCATTTTGGTTTTCAATAAAGTAGAGAAATCATTTATGGATACGGTATAG
- a CDS encoding GumC family protein, producing the protein MENTLNKQNNGFDFQNLLLKVLRYWYWVVASVLIALIAAFLINRYTIPLYEVKSSVMIVKPVEQGASAAALLYGDEVFEGSRDLTNESVLLKTKSLVKQTLNKLEFEVSYYQQGNVKLTEVYKALSPFVVHFDSSSLNIPYGILFKVTPISSTEYTLSTENSHWNNLVIGKRYKSGRNYSIDKFTFSISLKNSGVTDVPNELLFSINKTEDLAGAYASRLDISQMPGGASALVLKISGTTPEKEKEFLNAHMETYRLNNLYIKNSNAINTLDFIDEQLQQISDSLYFIESRLESFKKDNSRLDVSSEGNKFAQQIQTLEEEKALLLVNDKYYNYLRNYLQQGKTLDQLVIPSNLGINDPILNGLISNIVQLQGEIEVINKNDIGSNPIVANELKVKRQQVAELTRSILENLKSIEAANNIALRDLNRRIGEASSQLQRLPTAERKLINIQRLYSLSENLYVFLMEKRAEAGIAKAANTSDVTILSEAAVSAQTAPNTSKNYITALLLGLAIPVGFIFGKDFFNNKVNSLEDINRNTTLPVLGMVGHNKKGSASLIDQSPKSALAEAFRTVRSNLRFMSNAENGSGKIFVVTSSISGEGKTFSAKNLAYIISISGERTLLVNADMRKPNNNTDYGVSSTIGLSNYLAGYAKLEDVIHQSIQEHLHILPSGDIPPNPSELLLNKRMEDLINKLRNSYDYIILDTPPVGILSDGLELMQIADANIYMVRQDYTMKSFLANIQQQYESGKIRNTAILFNDVDYRKLNYGYGYGYGYGYGYYADDLEHQPWWKKFKF; encoded by the coding sequence TTGGAAAATACATTGAATAAGCAAAATAACGGGTTTGATTTTCAGAATCTGCTCTTAAAAGTACTAAGATACTGGTATTGGGTAGTAGCTTCGGTGCTTATAGCACTCATAGCTGCTTTCCTGATTAATAGATATACAATTCCATTATATGAAGTAAAATCTTCTGTAATGATCGTAAAGCCGGTGGAGCAGGGGGCATCTGCAGCAGCATTGCTTTATGGGGATGAGGTCTTTGAAGGTTCCCGTGACCTAACAAATGAATCTGTACTTTTAAAAACTAAAAGTCTTGTCAAGCAAACTTTAAATAAGTTAGAATTTGAGGTTAGTTATTATCAGCAGGGAAATGTAAAATTAACTGAGGTGTATAAAGCACTATCACCTTTTGTTGTACATTTTGATTCTTCTTCGTTAAACATACCATATGGTATACTTTTTAAGGTTACACCCATTAGTTCTACAGAGTACACATTAAGTACTGAGAACTCCCACTGGAATAATCTTGTCATTGGTAAAAGGTATAAGTCAGGAAGAAACTACAGTATTGACAAGTTTACCTTTTCAATATCCCTTAAAAACTCGGGAGTTACAGATGTTCCCAATGAACTATTGTTTAGCATTAATAAAACAGAAGACCTGGCCGGAGCATATGCTTCAAGGCTCGATATCTCACAAATGCCCGGTGGCGCTTCTGCATTAGTTCTAAAAATTAGTGGTACCACACCCGAGAAAGAAAAAGAGTTTCTTAATGCGCACATGGAGACATACAGGTTAAATAACCTGTACATTAAAAACTCAAATGCTATAAATACCCTTGATTTTATTGATGAGCAGCTCCAGCAAATTAGTGATTCACTTTACTTTATTGAAAGTAGATTAGAATCTTTTAAGAAAGATAATTCACGATTAGATGTAAGCAGCGAGGGAAATAAATTTGCACAACAGATTCAGACATTAGAAGAAGAGAAAGCGTTACTTCTAGTAAATGATAAATACTATAATTACCTGCGCAACTACTTACAACAAGGCAAAACTTTAGATCAATTAGTCATTCCATCTAATTTAGGTATAAATGATCCCATTCTAAATGGGTTGATAAGTAACATCGTACAATTGCAAGGTGAGATAGAAGTAATAAATAAAAATGACATTGGTTCTAATCCCATTGTAGCAAACGAGTTAAAAGTTAAAAGACAGCAGGTTGCCGAGTTAACACGAAGTATACTTGAAAATCTTAAAAGTATAGAGGCTGCCAATAATATTGCCCTTCGGGATTTAAATAGACGCATAGGTGAAGCATCAAGCCAATTGCAGCGCTTACCAACTGCTGAACGAAAGCTGATTAATATTCAGCGCCTCTATAGCCTCAGTGAGAATCTTTATGTGTTCCTGATGGAAAAGCGTGCAGAAGCAGGTATAGCTAAAGCTGCCAATACATCTGATGTTACTATACTTAGTGAAGCAGCTGTTTCTGCTCAAACCGCCCCCAATACATCCAAGAACTACATCACTGCATTATTGTTAGGTTTAGCAATACCTGTAGGCTTCATTTTTGGGAAAGATTTTTTTAATAATAAAGTTAACAGTCTTGAAGACATCAACCGTAACACAACATTGCCTGTTCTTGGTATGGTTGGGCATAACAAAAAAGGAAGCGCTAGCCTGATAGATCAAAGTCCTAAATCTGCTTTAGCGGAGGCCTTCAGAACTGTTCGCTCCAACTTACGATTCATGTCTAATGCAGAGAATGGATCAGGGAAGATTTTTGTTGTTACATCTTCAATTAGTGGAGAAGGGAAAACTTTTTCTGCTAAAAATCTAGCTTATATTATTTCAATTTCAGGCGAAAGAACTCTTCTGGTCAACGCAGACATGCGAAAACCGAATAATAATACTGATTATGGTGTTAGCAGCACTATAGGCTTAAGTAATTATTTAGCAGGTTATGCCAAACTAGAAGATGTAATTCATCAGTCAATTCAGGAACATTTACACATACTACCTTCTGGTGACATCCCACCTAATCCTTCTGAATTACTTCTGAATAAGCGAATGGAAGACTTAATAAATAAGCTTAGAAACTCTTATGATTACATTATCTTGGATACCCCGCCAGTTGGTATTCTTTCCGATGGTTTAGAGCTTATGCAGATTGCAGATGCTAATATCTATATGGTGCGACAAGATTATACGATGAAGTCGTTCCTTGCAAATATTCAGCAACAGTATGAATCTGGCAAAATTAGAAATACTGCAATTTTATTTAATGATGTAGATTACCGTAAGCTTAATTATGGTTATGGGTATGGATATGGTTATGGGTACGGTTACTATGCAGATGACTTAGAGCACCAACCGTGGTGGAAAAAGTTTAAATTTTAA
- a CDS encoding DUF481 domain-containing protein has translation MFNRNAGKDNPNNFLQFTFNSDAAYISAKHSYLVLGYYNYLLINYDNKEQRNTIASNGYAHFRVNLHRRRRLSYEIFTQLQADKARGMELRNLAGLGGRFAILRKEKTNLYIGSGIMHEYEKWLSPEIEAGILESNLVKLTNYISNKVVLNDHVATEAIVYYQTGYDDKIDSFRNRVSGDANLLVKLNNTLSFKTAFNCTFEDKPIVPVTKFVYAISNGVQLNF, from the coding sequence ATGTTTAATCGCAATGCCGGAAAAGATAATCCGAATAATTTTCTGCAGTTCACTTTTAACAGCGACGCGGCGTATATTTCGGCTAAACATAGCTATTTGGTTCTTGGTTATTACAACTACCTGCTTATAAACTACGACAATAAAGAGCAACGCAATACTATAGCGAGTAACGGGTATGCGCATTTCAGAGTAAATCTTCATCGCCGCCGCCGCCTGTCTTATGAAATTTTTACTCAACTTCAGGCTGACAAAGCACGCGGAATGGAATTGCGTAACCTGGCAGGGTTGGGTGGAAGGTTTGCTATACTTAGAAAGGAAAAAACGAATTTATACATTGGGTCAGGTATAATGCATGAATATGAGAAGTGGCTATCACCTGAAATAGAAGCTGGAATCCTTGAATCAAATCTGGTAAAGCTCACAAATTATATCAGCAATAAAGTAGTTCTGAATGACCATGTAGCAACCGAAGCTATAGTTTATTATCAAACAGGCTACGATGATAAGATTGATTCTTTTCGTAACAGGGTAAGTGGGGATGCTAATCTTCTTGTGAAGCTGAATAATACATTAAGCTTTAAAACTGCTTTTAACTGCACCTTTGAGGATAAGCCAATTGTGCCAGTCACTAAATTCGTTTATGCTATTTCAAACGGAGTTCAATTAAACTTTTAG